The following DNA comes from Alienimonas californiensis.
GAGCCGGTGTCGGGCGCCGCGTCGGCCGGTTCGAGTTCCTTCAGCATGCCCAGCAATTCGCTGTCAGTGGTGAGGATCAGCCGCGTGTCGCCCTTCAGGGCTTCGCGGTACAGATCCAGCTTCTTCTGGAAAGAATAGAAGTCACCGGTCTCCGTGATCGCGGCGGCGAACTCGCGGATGTTGCGGGCGTCCACCTGCCCGCGGATCTCCTTGCTCTGGCGTTCGCCGTCGCCCTCGATCCGCTCCACCTCCGCGTTGGTTTTGTTGAGGATCTCCTGCTTGCGACGCTCGCCGGCGGTGCGGAAGGCGATCGCGTAGCTTTCCAATTCGGTGCGGAAGCGGGCGAAGGAGGCCTGCCGGACCGCGGGGACGAACTCGATGTTGCTGATCCCGACGTCGACGATCTCCACGCCGAGGTCGTCGCCCTCCTCCCTCGCCAGATTCTCCCGCAGGCGCTGGCGGATCGTGGCGATGATCTTCTCCCGGCCCAGCGAAATATCCATCACGTCGCCCAGGGCGGCGCCGCCTTCCTCGCCGGGAACCACGGCGCCGGAGGCCCCGGGCTCGGCGGGGGTCTGCACGCCGAAGTTGTAGGTCAGCTCCCGGTTGGAGCTGCGGACCACCTCCGCCAGGGCGACGCTGGTGACGACGTCGCGGATCTCGCTTTTCACCCGAGCCCGCACGATGCGTTCCTCGGCGGCCTCGACGGTCCGCAGGTTCTGCACGAAGCCGAGGGGGTCGGTGATCTTCCAGACCGCGAAGGCGGAGACGTCGATCTTCAGCCCGTCGGCGGTCGGCAGGTCCTCCAGCTTGTCGCCGGGGCCGGTGCGGTAGAACTGCAACGTCGACGGCAGCCGCCGCACTTCCTGAATGAACGGCGTTTTCCAGTACAGACCGGGTTCGGTCCGACTGACGATCGGTTCGCCGAACTCGACCACCACGGCGACCTCCCGTTCGTCCACCGTGTACAGGGATGACAGGAGCGTGATCCCGACGACCGCCGCGACGACGACCGCCGCCGTGAGGACGACGGGACCTAACAGAGACGATTGACGGCTCATCGGTTGGCCTCCGGGTTGATCGGCAGGAGCGGGAGCAAACGCTCCAGGTCCGCGTCGAGGATGGTTTTGCCGGAGACGCCCGCGAGGACCTCCTGCATGGCTTCGAGATACAGCCGCTGCCGGGTGACGTCCGGGGCGGCCCGGTAGGCTTCATACTTGAGGCGAAGGGCGGCGATCTCGCCGTCCACCTCGGCCTGCTGACGGTCCGCGTACCCCTGGGCTTCCTGGATGAGGCGGTCCCGCTCGGCTTCGCTCTCGTTCAGCAGCTGGGCCCGCGACTTCTCCGCTTCGCTCTCCAGCCGTTCCTGGTCCTGGTCGGCGGCGACCACGTCGTCGAAGGCCTGTTTCACCTCCGCCGGCGCCGTCACCCGCTGGAGTTGCAGGGCCTTGATCGTCACGCCGCAGTCGTACTGGTCCAGCATGGCCTGCGTCGCCTGCCGGGCCTCGGCGGCGATCTCGCCGCGCTTGGAGGTCAGGACCTCGTCGATGCTGTAGTCGCCCACCAGCCGGTTCATCACGCTGCGGGAGGCCGTCGCGATAATTCGACTGAACGCCTCCGCATCGCCGGCCCGGTCGAAGGCGAACAGATACTTCTCCGGGTCGAGCACCTGCCATTGCACGGTCCACTCGACGTTGGCGGCGTATAGCTCGCCGGTCAGCATCAGCGCTTCTTCGCCCGGGGCGCCCTGGCGGTCGGCGCCCAGCGTTTCCTGCGGCAACCGCAGGCTGTGCACCTCGACGGAGACCGTCTCCACCTTGTCCGCGAACGGCACGCGGAAGTGCAGGCCGGGCTCAGCGATCTGCTGAAACTCCCCGAACCGCAGCACCACGGCCCGTTCGCTCGGCTCGACGGTGTACACGCACTGCACCGCGGCGAGTAGGACGAACAGAGCGACCAGGGCAGCGATCGTCGGTTTGACGAACCGGGCGAGGTCGATTTCGTCGGGCGGTTGTCGCCGCTGTGGACGGCCGAACGGGTCGGTGGGCATCGCGGGGGAATCAGGGGGGACGGAAGGGCGAACGACGGGCCAACGCGACGCGCGGCCGGTCGGTTCAGAAATTCATCCTAGGTCATGGGGAGCGACCCGACCGGCGCTGACCGGCGGCGCTCGGCGAGGAGGGCGGTGAAATCCGTCGGCGGGCACCGCACCGTCAGCGGCGTGCCGAGGATCGGGTGGCGGAACGACAGCTCCGCCGCGTGCAGGGCGTGCCGGCGGGCCGGGTTCGGGCACTCGCCCGGCGGCCACTTCAAACCCCCGTCCGCGGCGTAGAAGGCGTCGCCGATCACCGGATGGCCCAGCGCCGCCAGATGCACGCGGATCTGGTGGTTGCGGCCGGTGTAGAGGGCGCATCGCACCAGCGTGGCGTCGCCGAGTCGCAGCAGGACCCGCCAGTCGGTGCGGGCGGGCTTGGGGGCGAGGGCGTCGGGGCCGCAGGTCATCAGGGCGGAGTTCCGCCGCTTGCCGATCGGCCGATCGCAGCGGCCGGCGTCGGGCCTCAAATCGCCCTCCACCAGGGCGAGGTACGCCTTGCCGGTCTCGCGGTTCTCGAACTGCAAACAGACGCCGGCGTGGGCGTCGGCGGTCTTGCAGGTCAGCAGCACGCCGGTGGTGGCGCCGTCCAAACGGTGCACGATCCCCGGGCTGAGCAACCCTCGCGGCGCCTGCCGATCGAGGTGGGCCTGAATGCGGTTCATCAGCGTGCCGCCGGTGGTCGCGCCGGTGGGATGGCAGATCACGCCGGCCGGTTTACGCACCGCGAGCAGCCACGGGTCTTCGTAGAGCACGTCCAGCGGTTCGTCCTCGGCCTCCTCCGCCCAGTCCGGCGGGTCGGCGAGGCGGACCAGCAGCGTGTCGCCCTCCGTCACCCTTCGCCGCGGACCGACGGGCGTGCCGTCGTCCAACGTCACCCCGCCGGTTGTCGCCGTCCGCGACAGCCGGGCGGGGGAGTGATTCCGAAAATGCTTGTGCAGAAAGGTGTCGACCCGCACGCCGTGGGCGGCGCCGGTGACGGTCAGAGCGATGGGCGGCGGGCTATTCGAGATAGCTGACGATCAACAGCGACCAGGGAAAACCGATCACGCCCAGCAGGGCCGCCCAGACGAACGAGGCGACGAGCCGAAACGGCCATCGGCAGGGCCACGTCGCCAGCGGGTAGACCCCGGCCGCAACGGCGATCGCTGCGAAGCCGAATAGGGCGGGGAGGATCACCTCCTCGCTCGCATCCGAGGACTGGATGGCCAGAAACCACAACGCCAACGCCGGTGTATAGATCCAGAACGGCAGCATCAGGGTGAGGATCACCCGCCCGACCGGCTCCAGCCAGCGGGACCGCGGCGGGATCGGGCCAAAGACGAAGTAGCCCCGCACCCGCCGGGCCGCGAACCTGCGGCGAGGGGGCGGCTCGGGCAGGTCGTCGACCGTCATGCGCCCGGGTCGGCCGCGGCGATGCGTTCCAGCTCGTCCCGGGGCGGGGCGAAGGCGGCCCAGACGTCGCCGGCCCGGGTGGGGGCACCGGCGTCCAGCAGTTCCAGCGCCCGGCGAGCGTCCGCGGCGGCCCGCTCCTCATCGCCCTTGGCAAAACGCACCAACGCCCGACCGCCGAGGTCGGCCGGGTCCGGGACCTTCGCTTCGTCCTCCGTCAGTTCTTCCGCGTTGAGCGCCTGCGGGGGCGGGCTCTCGGCGAGGACCTGATCGAACAACCGCTCCGCCTCGGCGAGTTCCCCGTTGCGGCGCTTCAGCTCCGCCAGCCAGCCGACCGCCGCCGGCCGGGCGATCCCGGTCTCGACGCTGTCGGCGAAGGAACGCTCCGCCAGTTCCCATTCCGCCGCCTCCTGCTTCTGCAGGGCGACGACGGCGTCGTCGTCGGCGGCGATCTCCGGATCGTCCATCCCCTGACGAAGCTGGACGATCCGCTCCAGCGCCCCGAGGCCGTCGGTGAAGCCGAGCGTCGCCCGGTTCTGCACCCGCGGGTCCGCCCGCACGAGCTTCACCGCGAAGAAGGCCGCGGTGATCAGCAGCGAACCGATCACCACGCCCATCACGATCCATTTCCCGGGCACGCCGGCGGGCTTCGGCGGGCCGGGGGCGTCGTCGGTCTCGACGACGTTGACGTCGGTCAGGCCGTCGCGGGCCGACGCGGACGGGGAGAGCGGGTCGTCGGCGCGGTCAGTCATGGGAGGATGATACGGCGTCCGGCGACGACGGCAGCCCGCCGGTCTGCCGCACGGCCTCGTAGACCGCGGCGGTCACCGTGCTGGCGAGGTTCAGGCTCCTCACCTCCGGCCGCATCGGCAGGGTGAGGTTCCGGGCGGGATCGCGGGTCATCAGGTCTTCCGGCAGTCCGGACGACTCGCTGCCGAACAGCAGGGTGTCGCCGGGGGCGAACTCCGCGTCCCACACCGGGCGGGTCGCATGCTTGGTGAAGGCCCAGATCGTGCCGCCCG
Coding sequences within:
- the hflC gene encoding protease modulator HflC produces the protein MSRQSSLLGPVVLTAAVVVAAVVGITLLSSLYTVDEREVAVVVEFGEPIVSRTEPGLYWKTPFIQEVRRLPSTLQFYRTGPGDKLEDLPTADGLKIDVSAFAVWKITDPLGFVQNLRTVEAAEERIVRARVKSEIRDVVTSVALAEVVRSSNRELTYNFGVQTPAEPGASGAVVPGEEGGAALGDVMDISLGREKIIATIRQRLRENLAREEGDDLGVEIVDVGISNIEFVPAVRQASFARFRTELESYAIAFRTAGERRKQEILNKTNAEVERIEGDGERQSKEIRGQVDARNIREFAAAITETGDFYSFQKKLDLYREALKGDTRLILTTDSELLGMLKELEPADAAPDTGSAVADAPAEE
- the hflK gene encoding FtsH protease activity modulator HflK; the protein is MPTDPFGRPQRRQPPDEIDLARFVKPTIAALVALFVLLAAVQCVYTVEPSERAVVLRFGEFQQIAEPGLHFRVPFADKVETVSVEVHSLRLPQETLGADRQGAPGEEALMLTGELYAANVEWTVQWQVLDPEKYLFAFDRAGDAEAFSRIIATASRSVMNRLVGDYSIDEVLTSKRGEIAAEARQATQAMLDQYDCGVTIKALQLQRVTAPAEVKQAFDDVVAADQDQERLESEAEKSRAQLLNESEAERDRLIQEAQGYADRQQAEVDGEIAALRLKYEAYRAAPDVTRQRLYLEAMQEVLAGVSGKTILDADLERLLPLLPINPEANR
- a CDS encoding RluA family pseudouridine synthase; translation: MRVDTFLHKHFRNHSPARLSRTATTGGVTLDDGTPVGPRRRVTEGDTLLVRLADPPDWAEEAEDEPLDVLYEDPWLLAVRKPAGVICHPTGATTGGTLMNRIQAHLDRQAPRGLLSPGIVHRLDGATTGVLLTCKTADAHAGVCLQFENRETGKAYLALVEGDLRPDAGRCDRPIGKRRNSALMTCGPDALAPKPARTDWRVLLRLGDATLVRCALYTGRNHQIRVHLAALGHPVIGDAFYAADGGLKWPPGECPNPARRHALHAAELSFRHPILGTPLTVRCPPTDFTALLAERRRSAPVGSLPMT
- a CDS encoding tRNA (cytidine(34)-2'-O)-methyltransferase, with translation MTAPTFHVVLHRPEIPPNTGNVGRTCLAVGAKLWLVRPLGFRLDEKHLRRAGMDYWPLLDWEAVDDWAEYRRKQPGGTIWAFTKHATRPVWDAEFAPGDTLLFGSESSGLPEDLMTRDPARNLTLPMRPEVRSLNLASTVTAAVYEAVRQTGGLPSSPDAVSSSHD